From Candidatus Methanoperedens sp., a single genomic window includes:
- a CDS encoding ISNCY family transposase, with amino-acid sequence WKWKDTMEEFIDNTIIYLGQYFLRNNSESGFSADKRCFGWTVGQKRDDRIETALFCTGVWHNLLNLYPT; translated from the coding sequence CATGGAAGTGGAAGGATACAATGGAGGAGTTTATAGATAATACGATTATTTACCTTGGACAATATTTTCTCCGAAATAATTCTGAATCTGGATTTTCAGCGGATAAGAGGTGTTTTGGATGGACGGTGGGACAAAAAAGGGATGATAGAATTGAAACTGCTTTATTTTGCACTGGCGTCTGGCACAATTTGCTAAACTTGTAC